aaaatttaaaagaaatgaaggagAATGTTTTAACAACTGAAGAAAAACAGTATTTTTATAATACTGTATATGTGTCCGGTTGTTTGCCATTTTAGTACATGGATATGTACGTTACTGTCTGTGTGATTACATGTATGGTATGTCACTCTGTatatgtgaagtatatatatgttagtgtgcatattattgtctgtatgcgctgtgcatattatatatgtgtgagtagatttgttagtGTCTGTAAAATTTACAATCAGTTCTCCCCCTCTCTATTTGTTCCAATAGAAACAATAAAAACCTATTATTCTGCTGATGTTGTATCATTGATAGTGTCCCGTGTCAAAGTCCAAATGCTTCCATTGTGGGTAGCAGAAGCATCTGTTCCAATTTTACGATTTCTAAAATTCCTACGCAGTACTCTCTGTGTCATCCACCTGTTTCTGAGTGCCCTCTGGAAGTCTTGTCGCATGAATGTATAAAGAAGTGGATGTAAGAGAGCTGTGGAGAAAGCAATGACAAGTCCAATAAAACGTAGCATCTCTGCTGTTATATCATGCAGAGCAATACTGATGCAGGAAATAATGATGTGGGGCCCCCAGCAAATGATGAATGAAGAAACAATGGCCAGTGTCATCTTGGTCAGACGCCGATCCTGTAGTTTCCAAATGGACTCCTCTGCAGTACTGCCCCCTGTAAAGGCTAGTGTGGCCCGGATTAATGCTAAACGGACAGCGAGTCGTTGCTTAGCAACTCGGAAAATGTAGTAGTAGCAGACAATCATGCCAGTCATGCAGAGGAAGAAGTACAACATGAAGTAAACATCATGGAATGGGAAGAAATGGGCTGAATAAATGAAGTGTTGGCATGTGTGCAGTTTCCATTGCCAGTTGACATCTTCTGTAGACTCAGTTACATCTTTGGAGCTGGCGAAGGTTTTGTGGAGTTCATGAGATGATGAGTTTGAAGAatttgaatttggtgatattgAAGATAGAGTTGATGAATGCAATTCTGTTACAGGTGGCAACAAGGAAAAGTCTACCCCAATAAATGGAGAACACAACCCAAACAAAGAACTTGTCCAAATGGCAAGAAGAGTTTTTTTCATGTTggattgaattattttttttcttaatggtgTCACCACAGCTTCATAACGATCGATGCTGATGGTGAGCAGGGTGATAGCACTAGCTGTACTAACAAATGTGATGTTGGCTTGGTGAAAGAAACATGGTAGGACACAACATTGTCCTTGGTAGCTCTGTAATAGGACAAGTGTGAGAGGAATGGCTGTGACACAAATAAGAATATcaacaatatttaaattaatgatgAGAAAGTTGTCTGTTTTCTGGGTTTTGAAACTCTTGTGGTATGTAATGAGGACAATGAGGTTACACACCAAGCCACCAATACATTCGATGACAAGAGCCATTGAGAGTGTGTAGATAAAACCTGAAGATATCTCAGATGGTACAATGCTGCTAGATTCCATTTTGGATAGATCCTCCTGATGTTGTTAATAAAATAAGGGACCAGTCAAACACTGTAGGTGTAGTTAAATCAATTAAAACAGCCCTTCAAATATATCACCTTGTCAAACTCTGAGAAAACAGGACTACCTGGTGCTAACCAAATGAAagttaaaatgattttattcttGCCACTCATTGATAGATTTCACACAAAATATCATTCTGCTTATTTCAGTTTCGAAACGAGATGGTGAATAAAAActaaatttttaatcatttttaaatcattaaattataattattgttggtgACATTAAAATTTAATCCTGATTTGTTTCAGCTTTTTCTGGGTGTCTTTCATTATTCCTCAAGCAGCAAGTTTAGTTTTTCTTCAGTGGAACTCCTCAAACAAAGATTCTTTTATAATGACATTTGCTTGGTTGGCACAATTGTGTgttcagaaaatttatttctttttttctgcttttcttttctttttgttctttttgtttgctAATTTCTTAACTTGTAATAATCTGTTTGACAAAAAGGAGTATGGCAAATCATGTCAAGAAAAATAAGGATCTCTGTGATAGGGACAGCAGTCTGACAGGAACAAAGCTCTGTTtggaaaacaagtcaaaatatttAGCAAACTTTTGAGAACTTTGGTATGTTTGTTGAGACAGCATGTTGATCAGTTGGTTGGTGTTATCAATGGAAGGACACATCTTGGTAATTGAGGGTATAGAGTGTGTAAAAAGAATTAACTGCCCTCATTGGGATGTCATTGAAAGGAATAAATTAGAGAACAGGTGTAGTGGTGTCATACTAATATCTAAGTATGTTTAATTGACTTCCTTGAAAACATGAGAGATGAGTTTTGATGCATCACATTCTGTGAAGGAAGTTTTATTTGCTTGGTGGGAATCGTCTTCAGTTTCCAGTTTCTTGAagctgttaaaagaaaaaaagtatagtTATATgaatgattgtgtatatgtatgtgtgtatctctctctctctctctctctctcctctcctcccccCCTCTCCACAGCAGATGTGTTAAGACCGGTTTCTCATCAGAGGTATAAGGCACTCATGGCAGTGccccgtaaaagcacccagcacactctgtaaagtggttggcattaggaggggcatccaggcatagaaaccatccaacacatatcagcatggacaacaaacgttaaattATGCTGATGCTGATACACAACAAACATAAAAGGAATAATCAACTGCTAAAGCATTTGATCTCAATTCCTCTCAATAGAATGTACCAcacagaaaatttgaaattattcgaCTGTAGCTTGAATTACAGTGATACAACAACCATTTGGATGGATGCAAGCAAGATGTCAGGAGAGATTCCGAAGATCAACAGATGGGCACAAACACAGTGAATTCAGTGAGGGAAGAGAAGGAATCATTCAAGGattaaaatattggtttattTCTTTCGCGTATAGAAATTTTATTATATGGTAATGGTTATTTCCCTTTCTACATTGTTATAATATCggttatttccctttattttttaAACGTTGCTTTCAAATttatgtacaaggccagcaatttgaggcgaggtggtaaatcgattacatcgaccccgccattcaaatggtacatattttgtcgactccaaaaggatgaaaggcaacgacaacttcggtgacatttgaactcagaacacaaagtcgGAAGGCATagagctaagcatttttcctgcctcagtaatgattttaccagcttgttacatttttatttattgcaaTATAATTTATTTCCTCCATCCATCGCAAACGTTCccggaccttttcggtttgaacggcagtttttaacataatttctaggtaactaaaaaaattaaaacttcgtatacaggtagaatgtgtttataaaacatctttttctcttggctttattgagaaaattctatagtttgtaagatatttgttgtttttttctgcaatttcaaccaatcactgacgtccattgaggtaaaaaaaacattctgtgccgtatgaatatgtccctcatttaagaaacagattgggtttatttacatttgtgaagaaaaaaagatacccttctccccacccctaaccctaaccctaaaacagattgaaatgcaatagatcgatactagggtcataattatgggtgacaatttcacatgacaccgctagaaaaaaactgccgttcaaaccgaaaagatccccgttCCTTTCTGTATTACcgattatttctctttctatgttATAATGTCAGTTATTTTCTTTGTGTACTATAACATCAGTCATGTCCCATGTTAAATATAATACTATTCTCGATCAGTACCGcagacagcaacagcagcaagtaTTCCACTATACTAATGAACAGCAAACCTCATTTGGATGGCTGTTGATGTTTATGAGTTCCTCTGCTTTTTAATGGGTTTTACTTTTcgtcccacagggtgtccaacaacCACCCACATCACCAAGCTACTTCAGTGGGGTTACAGGTTTAGTCGCCAAGAGCCcaaacaggttgtactgggttacatgttacaagtagcactcgaaagtgccctgacataataatataatgtatctaCATATAGCACTAGCACTAGTAACTTGCAAGTTACTCAGGACCTTACTAGCGCTGGTGCTACAAAATGTGGTTGGcactaagaagggcatccaaatgtagaaactatgccaaagcagatactggagcaTAACACATTtgtccatgccagtatggaagatggcaaataagtgatgatgatgataatcatcatcatatgaatgtatgtgtgtgtaacaggaTGAAGGTCTCTGGAACACTTAATGGGTATCGGTCTTATCCTGTTACATTAAATTGTGTTGaaaggaaaaccaaaactttgactatcttcaacagcaataaataatgttttattttggtctggattcatcatcatcatcatcgtttaacgtctgttttccgcactagcatgggttggacggttcgaccgggatctgggaagccaggggctgcaccaggctccagtctgatctggcagagtttctacagctggatacccttcctaacaccaaccactccgcgagtgtagtgtgtgctttttacgtgccacctcacaaataaaaatatatatacatatattttt
The Octopus sinensis linkage group LG21, ASM634580v1, whole genome shotgun sequence DNA segment above includes these coding regions:
- the LOC115223004 gene encoding G-protein coupled receptor 22-like; translated protein: MESSSIVPSEISSGFIYTLSMALVIECIGGLVCNLIVLITYHKSFKTQKTDNFLIINLNIVDILICVTAIPLTLVLLQSYQGQCCVLPCFFHQANITFVSTASAITLLTISIDRYEAVVTPLRKKIIQSNMKKTLLAIWTSSLFGLCSPFIGVDFSLLPPVTELHSSTLSSISPNSNSSNSSSHELHKTFASSKDVTESTEDVNWQWKLHTCQHFIYSAHFFPFHDVYFMLYFFLCMTGMIVCYYYIFRVAKQRLAVRLALIRATLAFTGGSTAEESIWKLQDRRLTKMTLAIVSSFIICWGPHIIISCISIALHDITAEMLRFIGLVIAFSTALLHPLLYTFMRQDFQRALRNRWMTQRVLRRNFRNRKIGTDASATHNGSIWTLTRDTINDTTSAE